The following are encoded together in the Pleurocapsa sp. FMAR1 genome:
- a CDS encoding YsnF/AvaK domain-containing protein — MDNYNNMDNYNNMDNYNSMNTDNHKRFYKRASGLFYSRDEAEAAVRALKDDGYDMDHVSVIARDADQIGGHETTEDAGNKADDGAATGIVTGGALGGLGGLLVGLGTLAIPGIGPILLAGAGATTLATTLAGAGIGAVAGGLIGGLIGLGIPEEKAKIYNDRVKGGSYLVIVNGTAAEIARAKPIMEHNGVEEFGIYDVPGAAATAVTEVDEDIRTRADVADHDKIRLYEERLMVNKQRAKAGEVSIGKRVETETANVSVPVEKERIVIERTNATSGTAVAPGTANFTGNEVAKVDLYEETADIQKQAFVREEVSVRKEVDTETVQARETIRREELEIDSDGDVIER, encoded by the coding sequence ATGGACAATTACAATAATATGGACAATTACAATAATATGGATAATTACAATAGCATGAACACGGATAATCATAAGAGATTCTATAAACGTGCTTCTGGACTATTTTATAGTCGCGACGAAGCAGAAGCAGCAGTTCGCGCTCTCAAAGATGATGGTTATGACATGGATCATGTATCTGTCATTGCTAGAGATGCCGATCAAATAGGCGGACACGAAACTACCGAAGATGCTGGTAATAAAGCTGATGATGGTGCTGCTACTGGTATAGTAACAGGTGGTGCTTTAGGTGGTCTAGGTGGACTATTGGTTGGTCTAGGAACACTAGCAATTCCTGGTATTGGACCAATCTTGCTAGCAGGCGCAGGAGCGACAACTCTGGCAACTACATTGGCTGGTGCGGGTATTGGTGCTGTTGCGGGTGGACTGATTGGAGGTTTAATTGGTCTGGGTATTCCTGAAGAAAAGGCAAAAATATACAATGATCGTGTTAAAGGAGGAAGCTACCTAGTCATAGTCAATGGCACAGCAGCAGAAATTGCCCGTGCAAAACCAATCATGGAGCATAATGGTGTAGAAGAATTTGGCATTTACGATGTCCCAGGTGCAGCAGCTACGGCTGTTACTGAAGTAGATGAAGATATCCGAACTAGAGCCGATGTAGCCGATCACGATAAGATCAGACTATACGAAGAACGCTTGATGGTCAATAAGCAGCGTGCTAAAGCTGGCGAAGTTTCTATTGGCAAACGAGTAGAAACTGAAACTGCTAACGTTTCTGTTCCCGTAGAGAAAGAGCGTATCGTCATTGAACGTACAAACGCTACCTCTGGCACTGCTGTTGCTCCTGGTACTGCTAACTTCACTGGCAACGAAGTAGCAAAAGTAGATCTTTATGAAGAAACCGCTGACATTCAAAAGCAAGCTTTTGTTCGTGAAGAGGTCAGTGTTCGCAAAGAAGTAGATACAGAAACCGTCCAAGCCAGAGAAACTATTCGTCGTGAAGAATTAGAGATAGACTCAGACGGCGATGTTATTGAACGTTAA